In Pseudonocardia sp. C8, one genomic interval encodes:
- a CDS encoding polyprenyl synthetase family protein, which produces MSASSQNADVTATGPAPLDDALPQHVERVLAGYLDQRRTDVLGIDPGVAQAADALAGFVLGGGKRLRPTFAWWGWRGAGGDPHAEHAQGVLTAIASLELVQACALVHDDLMDASATRRGRPTVHVEFARTHAANGWSGPPARFGAAVAILVGDLAQVWADDMFHGAALPEGAHARAAEPWRAMRTEVLAGQYLDVVTQASGDTAESSALKIDRFKTAAYTVERPLHLGAAIAGADPQVVSAYRRYGADIGVAFQLRDDLLGVFGDPKVTGKPAGDDLREGKRTLLVASALQRAEQRADRAAYDVVSGALGNPEPDLERVRSVLTELGAVQAVEQRIAALTGSALDALDAAPVAEPGRSRLFELAERATRRAW; this is translated from the coding sequence GTGTCCGCTTCGTCCCAGAATGCCGACGTCACCGCGACCGGCCCCGCCCCGCTGGACGACGCCCTGCCCCAGCACGTCGAGCGGGTGCTGGCCGGCTACCTGGACCAGCGCCGCACCGACGTGCTGGGCATCGACCCGGGCGTGGCGCAGGCCGCCGACGCGCTGGCCGGGTTCGTCCTGGGCGGGGGCAAGCGGCTCCGGCCGACGTTCGCCTGGTGGGGCTGGCGCGGCGCGGGCGGGGATCCGCACGCCGAGCACGCCCAGGGTGTGCTGACCGCGATCGCGTCGCTGGAGCTCGTCCAGGCCTGCGCCCTGGTGCACGACGACCTGATGGACGCCTCCGCGACCCGCCGCGGCCGCCCGACGGTGCACGTCGAGTTCGCCCGCACGCACGCGGCGAACGGCTGGTCCGGGCCGCCGGCCCGGTTCGGCGCGGCGGTCGCGATCCTGGTCGGCGACCTGGCCCAGGTGTGGGCCGACGACATGTTCCACGGCGCCGCGCTGCCCGAGGGCGCGCACGCGCGGGCCGCCGAGCCGTGGCGCGCGATGCGCACCGAGGTCCTGGCCGGGCAGTACCTCGACGTGGTGACCCAGGCCTCCGGCGACACCGCGGAGTCCTCCGCGCTCAAGATCGACCGGTTCAAGACGGCCGCGTACACCGTCGAACGCCCGCTGCACCTGGGTGCGGCGATCGCCGGGGCCGACCCGCAGGTCGTGAGCGCCTACCGGCGCTACGGCGCGGACATCGGGGTCGCGTTCCAGCTGCGTGACGACCTGCTCGGCGTGTTCGGCGACCCGAAGGTGACCGGCAAGCCCGCCGGCGACGACCTGCGGGAGGGTAAGCGGACCCTGCTGGTCGCCTCGGCGCTGCAGCGGGCCGAGCAGCGCGCGGACCGGGCGGCGTACGACGTGGTCAGCGGTGCGCTCGGGAACCCCGAGCCGGATCTCGAGCGGGTCCGGTCGGTGCTGACCGAGCTCGGCGCCGTGCAGGCCGTCGAGCAGCGGATCGCCGCGCTGACCGGGTCCGCGCTCGACGCGCTGGACGCCGCGCCGGTCGCCGAGCCGGGCCGGTCGCGCCTGTTCGAGCTGGCCGAGCGCGCCACCCGGCGGGCGTGGTGA